GTTAGACCTCGCTACGTGCCGAGGTCTTGGCGAGCGTGTGGGAAGAAGATTCCCGGTATTAGGGCGCAGGAGCTGCCGCTGTAGACGGCTCATCCCCCACGTTATTCATGGCTGTCGCAATTGTTGCCCCTTGACCAGAATCCATCAGACGAGTTGTCACAAAGAAAATCAAATTGGTTCGATCAACTCCGCTTTCAATCTTTTTGAACAAATATCCCACAACAGGAAGGTCGCCAAGAATCGGCACTTTCTTCTCGACATCGAGGGTGAGCTCTGAGATCAACCCGCCGATGGCGATCGTTTCTCCATCTCTGACCATTACCTGGGTCACGGCCTTCCGCGTTGAAAAGCGCGGGGCTGTGACCTCTCCAATCGTGTCGAACTGCAAAAAGGCGCTCACCGTCGGTTCCAAATTCACCACGATGTCCCCAGCATCGTTCACGTGCGGTGTTACCTTCAGAGTCACGCCGATCTGCCGTTCTTCGTAATCCGTAATTTCCAAAGAACCCGTGGAAGGGTTCCTCTCATACAGCGGAATATTGAAAGTCTGAGCCACAACCACTTCGGCCTCTTGATTGTCCAGAGTCACAATATTCGGATTCGAGACAATTTTCGTGTCCGAACGCGACTTCAGAATTTCCAGTACCGCCTGAAACTTTGTAAAATCCAGAGTACCAAATGCAAAATCGCTTGCTACAGCCATGGGGAACTGGCCGAGGCGAAGCGAATTCTGCGGATCCAAAATATAGCCCTTCAAAGGAAAATCAGTTTCAATCTCCGTTCGAATAGTATCCACCCCATTGACTTCTTCGACACTCTGGCTCGCAGTGCTCTCCACGGTCGGGTACATATCCCGATCCCGGCCATAATTGTTAAAAGGAGTGGTGATCGGCCGGCTGGCCCCGCCGGCTGTGGCCTTGATTGTCCAGTCAATCCCCAGTCTTTCGTTGTCGTCCAAGGTGGTTTCCACAATCTTGGACTCGATCAGAACCTGGCGGGTACGCTGGTCAATCTGATCGATGACCTCCTGAACCTTAACCAAGTTGCTGGGCACATCCGAAACAATCAAGCGGTTGGTCCGTTCATCCACCTGAATCCGGCCCCGGTCCGTAAGCATTGTCTGCACAGATGCCAAAGTATCCTCGGCCTTGGAATAGCGCAGGGAAAAAACCTGCGTCACCAATTCCTCACGCTGTAACTTGGCTAAAGTGGTCACACGGATAATATTGTTGTCCCGTTCATAGGTCAGTCCGTAAGTCTTGAGGATGACCTGCAAGGCCTTTTCCCAAGGCACATCCACCAGACGCATGGTCACCGTGCCCTCGACCTCCTGGTCGGCCACGATATTGACCCCGCCCTTGTAAGAGAGAATTCGGAGGACATTGCGGATATCGGCATCTTTGAAGTCTACCGTCACATTCCCGTCAGCCACCTCGGAATCCCCGGCAACCGGTTCAGCCGCTTCGGCGGCCAAATTCGGGTCTGCCATGGACTCGCCCTGTTCGTGAACGGTGACGACTGCAGTCTCCACACCAAAACACTCAGATGTAAGTGTAAGGAGGACAATCGGTAACAGCACAATCCAAATTTTATGGGCCCAGCTGTTCAATCCTGTCCTCAATTCCGGCCTCACGATCGCCTCCTGAGCGTAACTCACTGTCTATTCAACTAGTTGTACCACAACCTCACCCCGTCCTGTCAATAAAACCACGGACTCACTGCGGATCTTGGAAAGGATAAATCCGTGGACGGAATCGCCCTCACGAAGGACTTCTCCGTTGATCAGGACAAAGGCGTTCCCGCCCTGAGGATCCCCCACAATCCCCTCCAAATGAATATCCTCCAGTTTAACGTCCGGAAGAAGCTCAATACTCTCTTCTTCAAAATAGAAGCTTCCGTCTTCGAGGACGATCGGAATAAAAGGATCCCGGCGGAGACTGGCAGAGGGAGGGGCTTCCTCGCCGACTTGAGCCCGGGCAGGAACCCCGGAAATGCCCAAAAACAAGAAACCAATCAGCAGAACCTGTGTGAATCTCATTCCGCCCTGACCTCCTGCATATAAGCGCTTACCACCATACGCACCCGGTGTTTGGTGGGCGTATCGTCAGCCCCTTGAATCCGCAGATTGGTGACGCGCATGATTCGCTGCTGGGTCTCCAGGCGGCTCACAAACTGGGTCAATCCCTCAAAACTGCCCAGGGCCTCTACTGCCACAGGAAACTGCCGGTACACAGGCGCTTCTTCCTCCGGGCCGGAGGGAGTCTCGCTAACAGGCTGAACCCGGACAATTTCAACCCCGGATTGTTCGGCCAGACCCGAAAGCTGATCCAAAAAAACCGGAATTTCATTCGGATCCATGAGGCGCGCCTCCAACTCCTTGAGAACGGCTTCCATGCTGGAGACCTCCGACTCCAAACGGGTGATCTGCGAAACTTGGGCGCGCGCGGCCTGGACCTGGCTTCGCAAAGAGCTTAGCGAAGAAGTCACTGTCACCCCTGCGCCTGCATAGGCGGCAGCAGCCCTCTGCGCGGCACGGCGCGGCGCAATAACCACTTGAAAGACCAGCACACAGGCAATGAGCACCAATAAACCCGCCAGTGCCAGGACTTCGATTTTCTTACGGTCCATGCGTCTTAGACCCCTCCTTCAGAGGAAACTGGTACCACTTCCGCTCCTTCTCCGGGCTTCTTGGGAACAGCCCCCAAAGCAAAGTCCATGACTTGCACGTTCTCGATACGCCGCCGCTGCATGGATTGGAGTTCGATCTCAACATAGTGGGAGGAAAAGAGCTCATCATCCCGCAAGGCTTTCATGAATTCTCCGACCGCCTTGGCCCCCCCTTCTTCACCTTGTTGCAAAGCCGTGCCTTTGATTTCAACGCTCCCCTCGTCATCCACCACCAGTTCGGTAAGCCATAAGAGTCCGGGCACCGCAGCGGAGAGCCGTTCCAGCTTTCCGGCCCAAAGCGCCCGGGTCTCCTCCATGGAACCCAGCAAAGAAGTCCGGTGCCCCAACTTGCCCCATCGCTTCTGCAGTTGGGCTAAGTGCTGGCGTTGTGGTTCCAAGACTTGCATTTCCTGGGTAAGAGCCGCGTATTCACGCCGGCCCTGTCCCCTTAAGAAAACCACCGCCCCTATCCCAACCGCGGCCAGGATCACAACCGCAGCCGCAATTGTGACCAGTTGCTTGGCCGGCAGCTTTAGCGCCTTGCGTCTCCTCCCCGACCGGGCATCCGGCAGCAAATTGATTTGGATAAACATGCTCTACCTCAAAGCCAATCCCAGACTCACAGCAAGCTGGTGTTTAATCTTTTCGATACCCTCTTCGGCCAAACGGGGAACCACCTCAAAGCCACTCAAGGGATCCCAGGTGTCGGTGGGCACCCCGAGTTGTTCCTTAATAAACTCCGCGGTTCCCGTAACATGGACCCCTCCCCCGCCCAGCAGGATGGCATCGACCCGGCTCCCCAGCTGACTCTCATAATAATCCAAGGACATACGCGTCTCATTGACAAGTTTTCCCAATGCCGCACGCCCCAGACGCAAAATCTCCTCGGTGCCAACCAAAATGTCCCGGCTCAAACAAAGAGTGCTGCCGTTGAGCACATTGATGCTGGTGACGCGACCACCGATATTCAACAGGGCCGTGGATTTCTCCTGCCCTTCCGCGATCCAGTCCTCGTGATTGAGCAACCACTGTTGGAAGCAATTGCTGACCGCAAAAAAGTCCACATCCAAAACTCCAACCTCCAAACCGGCTTGACGCAGCACTTCAAGACGCTGTTCCACTGCGTTTTTCTTGGCCGCCACCAGGAGGACAAACATGCTGTTCCCCTCCTGGGAGAGGACCTGGTGGTCCAGAATAACTTCGTCGATTTCAAAGGGGATTCGATCCTGGGCCTCAAAGCGAACCGCGCTGGAAATTTCGTCCAACGACATTCGGGGCATGTGAACAAAGCGGGCCACTACCGGTTGTCCGGAAATACTCACATTGATCTTCTTGGCCGAGGGCTGCAGGCGGTCCAGCACCTGGCGCACGACCTTGGCTAACTGCGCGCTATCCTCCGGGGCCGTATCATGTAACTGAAGCACCGCAGACTCCACTGTCGGAGGACTGGTCCCAAAGCTCAGTTCAACAGCTTTGATACTAGTCGTTCCCAAATCCAGACCGACAGCAGAAGGACGCTTTGCCTTCTTAGCTTTCTTTTTTCCCTTGGTCTTGTTTTTGAATCGGTCTAGTGGCATGGTTTTTCTCTAGTAAATTAAACGATCCCCGGAATCAATGAACTCCATAATTTCTGAACCCGGCCCCCCGCCGCACTCCTGGGCCAGCATTGACTCAAGCTGGGCTGCCGACTGAACCTGCAAAAGCCTTTCGGTACGCGACGGCAAAGGAACAGCCCCCTGGACTTCGACGGCCGGTTGCCGGGCCGGAGGCTGAATCCGGCGCGCCAATGATTCCCGTTCTGCCGGATCCATAGAAGACTGGGCTGCACTCCTATAAGCCGCTTTCCGGTCCCATGAGTCAAAGACCCGGTCAAACTTCGCCTCTTGCCCCGAGGAAAGTCTCGGAACCAATGCCCCGGCCGTGGCCTGCGCCGCCGGGACCCCGGCCTCGACCGGAGACGGCAAATTGGGCCGGCATAAGAGCCAGGCTACAAGAAACAACAGGCAGCCCAAGCCCGCGGACCCCAAAGCCAATTTAATCATCCGGTAAGGATCCATTTTACTGCTCGGCCCACATCAGGACGCGATAGGCGCCTGTATCCGGGTAGTAGGGGGGCGGCTTGATCTTGAAACGCGGGTCATGATGGTAATCCTTCTGATACCCGCTCACAATTTCGTTTGTGCGTGAATCAAAGCTTCCTACCGCACCCCGGTGTTTTTGTATGACCCCGCCATAGAGATGAAGGGTCCCCTTCCTGTCCCCGTACCACTCTTCCACCGAAAAATAATCACTTAGAGCCATTACACTGCCATGAATATACAAATCATCCGGCGCACCCGGAGGAATCAACACATTGCTCTCTGAAATGATCCCCAGATAGTCATCGGACTCCGGCACACTCACCGGGTTGTCCTTGTAGACCAAATTGTCCTCAATAAAAATATTTCCCGATGCACCCACCGTAAGCGAACCGTCCACGGTGCCCCACACATGCAGCTCCCCCTCATCCACAAACACGGCCCCGTTATTGGGCACAGGGACCGTGACATTGACCTGGCCGGAGGCAAAATTGGTATAGGTCATGGTGCCGTCCGCATTGAGCTGAATGAGGGTGTCCCCTGAGAAAGTCAACCCGCCGGTCGCGGCTGCGCTTCGCAGCTCCGTGACCCGGGAAGGTAAAGTCACGGACGTAGAACCCAGCTCCAAAGATCCGTTGAATTCCGGGTTGTCCTCCGGGGGGCCTCCGTGCATGTAGTTTAAGGAAGA
The nucleotide sequence above comes from Candidatus Omnitrophota bacterium. Encoded proteins:
- a CDS encoding PilN domain-containing protein; the protein is MFIQINLLPDARSGRRRKALKLPAKQLVTIAAAVVILAAVGIGAVVFLRGQGRREYAALTQEMQVLEPQRQHLAQLQKRWGKLGHRTSLLGSMEETRALWAGKLERLSAAVPGLLWLTELVVDDEGSVEIKGTALQQGEEGGAKAVGEFMKALRDDELFSSHYVEIELQSMQRRRIENVQVMDFALGAVPKKPGEGAEVVPVSSEGGV
- the pilM gene encoding pilus assembly protein PilM, which produces MPLDRFKNKTKGKKKAKKAKRPSAVGLDLGTTSIKAVELSFGTSPPTVESAVLQLHDTAPEDSAQLAKVVRQVLDRLQPSAKKINVSISGQPVVARFVHMPRMSLDEISSAVRFEAQDRIPFEIDEVILDHQVLSQEGNSMFVLLVAAKKNAVEQRLEVLRQAGLEVGVLDVDFFAVSNCFQQWLLNHEDWIAEGQEKSTALLNIGGRVTSINVLNGSTLCLSRDILVGTEEILRLGRAALGKLVNETRMSLDYYESQLGSRVDAILLGGGGVHVTGTAEFIKEQLGVPTDTWDPLSGFEVVPRLAEEGIEKIKHQLAVSLGLALR
- a CDS encoding secretin and TonB N-terminal domain-containing protein gives rise to the protein MRPELRTGLNSWAHKIWIVLLPIVLLTLTSECFGVETAVVTVHEQGESMADPNLAAEAAEPVAGDSEVADGNVTVDFKDADIRNVLRILSYKGGVNIVADQEVEGTVTMRLVDVPWEKALQVILKTYGLTYERDNNIIRVTTLAKLQREELVTQVFSLRYSKAEDTLASVQTMLTDRGRIQVDERTNRLIVSDVPSNLVKVQEVIDQIDQRTRQVLIESKIVETTLDDNERLGIDWTIKATAGGASRPITTPFNNYGRDRDMYPTVESTASQSVEEVNGVDTIRTEIETDFPLKGYILDPQNSLRLGQFPMAVASDFAFGTLDFTKFQAVLEILKSRSDTKIVSNPNIVTLDNQEAEVVVAQTFNIPLYERNPSTGSLEITDYEERQIGVTLKVTPHVNDAGDIVVNLEPTVSAFLQFDTIGEVTAPRFSTRKAVTQVMVRDGETIAIGGLISELTLDVEKKVPILGDLPVVGYLFKKIESGVDRTNLIFFVTTRLMDSGQGATIATAMNNVGDEPSTAAAPAP
- the pilO gene encoding type 4a pilus biogenesis protein PilO, with the protein product MDRKKIEVLALAGLLVLIACVLVFQVVIAPRRAAQRAAAAYAGAGVTVTSSLSSLRSQVQAARAQVSQITRLESEVSSMEAVLKELEARLMDPNEIPVFLDQLSGLAEQSGVEIVRVQPVSETPSGPEEEAPVYRQFPVAVEALGSFEGLTQFVSRLETQQRIMRVTNLRIQGADDTPTKHRVRMVVSAYMQEVRAE
- a CDS encoding DUF4900 domain-containing protein, with protein sequence MVLIGSYLVIASAITLSSAYLARSFAELRMAETYLNTYQSFYSAEAGANRTLQWLRSLPGPPSGIEAFDPFENSPDPSYSVSVDPYDGNPTNILKRYRITARGFGGDLANPKAARQVIMEVEMGNFAQYVYATDSEKMPWNNDMYTVWFVTRDQLDGPAHTNGQMNISGDPVFEGQVTTVDSSLNYMHGGPPEDNPEFNGSLELGSTSVTLPSRVTELRSAAATGGLTFSGDTLIQLNADGTMTYTNFASGQVNVTVPVPNNGAVFVDEGELHVWGTVDGSLTVGASGNIFIEDNLVYKDNPVSVPESDDYLGIISESNVLIPPGAPDDLYIHGSVMALSDYFSVEEWYGDRKGTLHLYGGVIQKHRGAVGSFDSRTNEIVSGYQKDYHHDPRFKIKPPPYYPDTGAYRVLMWAEQ